CACCTGGGTGGTGGACCGCGCCCGAGGCTACTGATCGCCGGGGCTCAGCGTCTGAGCGTGGCGCCACCGGGGAGTCGGGCCAGTTCGACCTCGGCGGCAATGGTGCCGAACGCGCCCCACTGACCTCCCGCGACGATGCGCCGCCAGAGGGCTTCGGCCTCGGCGCGCCGCCCGTTGTACCAGTGCCAGTTGGCCACGCCGTATGCTGCCGAGGCATCCTGCACCGACAGTTCGCCGGTGGGCGACGCCGTAAGCACGGAGTCGGCGGGGAGCAGCCCCTTGTAGAGCAGCATGAGCTTGTGATATGCCTGATTCTCGACGATGCGCATGTCGCGGCGCATGGGCTGCAGCACCCGGGCCGCTTCCGCGTTCCGCCCCGCGCGACGCAATGACATGTAGAGCCAATGCGCCATGGACACCCGGCGATCGTCGTTGGTGGCCGCGTTCACTTCACGCTGCGCCACCTCGGCGGCCTCTCCCCAGCTGCCGTTCAAATAGTAGGCAAGCGCCAGATGGTAGCCGATGTTGGACTTGAGCGTACCGATGGGGGTGTTGGCCGCATTCGGCTGTCCATCGGGCTCGACCTCGTCGGGCTTGTCACGCGTGAGTTGATCGGCCCGCTTGAGGTCCCGAATGGCGGCGTCGAAATCACGCACGGAAATCCAGCGGTGTCCGCGATGGCGCAGCAGCCACGGATTGTCGGGGTACCGCGCGAGCCCGCGCGTGTAGATCTCGATCGACTGCCGCAGCTGGCCCAGGTAACCGAGGCGGCGTGCGTACCAGATGATGGAGTCGAGGTTGGTGGGGGCCGCCACATACGCACGCCGCGCCTCGGCCAGCTGGCGCTCGTAGCGCGCCCGCACGTTTGGGGCGAGCGGGAAGTCGCGTAGCGTATCACCGAGCAGGGAAAGGGCCTGCAAGCGCGGTGTGGCTGGAGGGCGGCTGTTGGCCGCCGCGGTGGCCGGCGTACCACCGGGGGTCGCCTGGGCCTGCACGTTAGTGAACGGGGTGCCCGCGAGCAGGATCATGGCACCCGCGAACGCGCCCTCTATGGCGCGGCGCAGGTTCTGGACTGCTGTGCATGAGGATGTCATGCGTTGAAAGTGCCGCGCGACGCGCCGATGGGCAAAGGGGCCGCCGTCGCGGGGGGGAGACGTCAGCGGCGCCGAGCGAAGAACTCCTGCAGCAAGGCGGCGCTTTCCTGCTCCAGCACGCCGCCTCGCACCTGGGGCCGATGATTGAGGCGCGGGTGGCGGACGAGATCACCCACGCTGCCGCACATGCCGGCCTTCTCGTCCCAGGCGCCAAAGACCAGCGCGCCCACGCGCGCCAGCACGATGGCACCGGCGCACATGGCGCAGGGTTCCAGCGTCACCACCAGGGTACAGTCACCAAGCGCGCGATCGCCCAGCGCACGGGCCGCATCGCGCAAGGCCAGCAGCTCGGCGTGCGACGTGGCGTCGGCATCGCGGCGCATGCGATTCTGGGCGCGGCTGAGGACGTTGCCGGTGGCCGTGTCCAGCACCACCGCGCCGACCGGCACCTCATTGGCCGCGGCCGCAGCGCGCGCTTCCTGCAGCGCCTCGTGCATGGCCGCCTGCAGCACCGGGGGCACCGGCACCTGCGACGTCACCGTCGCGGCACCCATCCGTAGTGCCGTTCCAGATAGACGAGCAGCGCATCGACGAGCGAGCGGGCAAACGCCCCGCGACTGGCGGCGGTGTCGCGAATACCCGGGAAATGGCACTCGATCTGAATGGCGTCCACGGCGGAACCGTTGCGGGAACCGTGGCGCCCGGTGTTGTAACCGCCGTCGAAAAACTCCTGCCCGACCAGCGGCGCGGGATCGCTTGGCGAGGGCACGGACGGAACGCCGCGCGTGCCCAGCAGTCCGCCAAGGCTGAACGGCCCGCGCAGCAAGGCCACCCCGCGATCTGACAGGCTTCGGGTACCGGACGCGGCGCGCGCGATACTGCTGCTGTTCATGACGCCCGCGGCCTGCAGCGCGGCATCACTCTGTCGCAAGGTGGCGGCGGAGAGCAGATACCCCAGTTCCAGTCGCGGTACGGCGTGGCCATGGCCGTGCAGGTCGATGAGGAGGCCGTGGCCTCCGTTCGCGGCGACCCGCTGCCGCGCGGAATCGATGGCCGAGTGCAGCCACAGCCAAGTGGTATCGAGGGCGCGTGTGCCACCCGTAGCCTCATCGCGATCACGATTGGCGTCGAACTTCCGCCGATGCAGGCGATTGACCACCAGGTGCAACCGGGCACCGGTACGGACCTGAAACGTGTCGGCGATCGCGCGCGCGAGTTCCTGGGTGTTGGCATCGGTGACGGTGACGCAGCCGCTGCAGCTGCGATCGGGAACACCGGCTGGCTGCAGGGCCCCACCGTGCGGCGCCACCAGCACGAGCGGGGCATCCCCGGGGGTGTACTCCACGAACTCCGACCGGTCGGTGTACATCTGCCCGACCACCAGCGGCCCCAGCGGCCCCGTGGGCTGCGGCGGGGTCAGCGGTGGCGTGGGGCCAGGACCTGTGGGTGCGGGCACGGCCGACGGTGCCGACTCGCCTCCGCAAGCGGCCAGCAGCAGGCACAGCGCCGCCGCAAGGCGGCGCCGGCCAGTCCGTGCCACCGAAAGCCACAAGACATCATGGGCACTCGTCATGCCCTGCAAACTACGCCGTGGGCTCGCCGGCGTCACCGTGCGTGAAGTCGAGCGTGTCGGCGTCGGGGCGCACATCGGCCACGATCGCATCACCCTCCTTGAACCGTCCCTCGAGCACCGCGAGCGCCAGCGGGTTCTGCAGCAGTCGCTGCACGGCGCGCTTGAGCGGTCGCGCGCCAAAGACGGGGTCGTACCCTTCGTCGGCCAGCTTCTGCCGCGCCGCCTCAGTGAGCCGTAGCGTAAGCTTGCGGTCGGCGAGCAGCTTGCGCAGGTGCCCGAGCTGCAGGTCGACGATGAAGTCCAGCTGTTCGCGGCCCAGTGGATGGAACACCACCACATCGTCGATGCGGTTGAGGAACTCGGGCTTGAAGACCCCGCGCAGGGCGGTGAGCACCTCCTGCTCCGTGCGCTTCCAATTCTCCGC
The DNA window shown above is from Gemmatimonas sp. and carries:
- a CDS encoding nucleoside deaminase, which produces MTSQVPVPPVLQAAMHEALQEARAAAAANEVPVGAVVLDTATGNVLSRAQNRMRRDADATSHAELLALRDAARALGDRALGDCTLVVTLEPCAMCAGAIVLARVGALVFGAWDEKAGMCGSVGDLVRHPRLNHRPQVRGGVLEQESAALLQEFFARRR